CGGAGCTGAGAAAATTCCTCGGTCGCGAACAGGCCGCTGCTTGGCGGCTTTGAATCACTCGGGCGCGAGGGAGAACCACGTCAGGCGCCACGTGCGATCGTTTCGTCCGCCCGCTTCGAAATAGGGCTGCAGCGTGAGCGGCTCGCGGTAGCCGAGAGCGAGACGCAACGCGGGCGCGCTCGACCCTGCGGGAGGGGGCAGCGTTTCGATGCGCAGCGGATCCGGCAGGCGCAGGGTTTCCTCCGTCTTGAAGCCGTCGATCAACGCGGAGGCGTAGACGAGCGGCCCGCGCGTGATGGCGGCGTAGTCGAAGTGCAGCACTTCCTGGGCAACCGGCGAGCCGTCGGGCGCGCGCGATTCCTGAATATTGAGATTGGTCCGTCGATGCAGGTGCGGCCGCATTTCCATCTCGATCGTGACGACGTCGCCCGGCGCCCAGTCGCGATCGAGCACGAGGTAATTGGCCGCGTGCGGCTCGGCTTGGTGCATGGTGCCTCCGGCCGCGGCGCGGAAATTTTCCGCCCAGCTCGGTGTGCGCAGACGAAGCGCGAATTTTGCCGGTCGCTCGGGTGAGACGTGAAGACGAACGGAGCAGGTAAACGGATACTGTGTCTCCTGCCGCACCTGAACGCTGCCGGCGGTCGGGTGGGGGAGGGTCGCGGCTGACGCGCCGTAGAGATTCACCGCGATGCTGCCGTCGCCTGAGACCGAATACGCCGCAAGCGGCAGCTCCTCGAGGGCCATCGGGCCGCTCGATTTGCAGCAGCGCCAGTAGGTGGTGAAGACCCGGCGGCCGTTCGGAAAAGAATAGTAGCACCAATTGTCGCCCTTCGGGGCTTGGGCGCCGAGCAGGTCGTTGTAGGCGGATTTTTCGATCTCCTCCGCGAACGCGGCTTCGCCGGTTTGGAGGAGCAGTTCGCGATTCAATTGGATCCACGCCAGCGTCGAGCACGTCTCGACAAATCCCTGCGGACTGAACACGGGGCGCGGATTGAAAACTTCGCGCGAGCGATGCGCCACGCCGCCCCACGGGCCGCCGCCGAGGGTGAGATGGTGGTCGCGGATGTTCTGCCAGGCTGCGCGGACGGCGCGCGAGAGACGCTCGTCGTTGGTGGCCCGACTGAGTTTGGCGAGCCCGACGAGGTTCCAGCAGAGTTGATAGGCCTTGCCGGTGGCGAGGTTCGCGGCGTCGGTGCCCGCCATGATTTGCTCGATTAGATTGAGCGCCGGCGTGGCCTCAATCTCCGCGAGAATCAGACGTGCGAGAGCGAGATAACGTGGCTCCTGCGTGGCGAGGTAGAGCTCCATCGCGGGGTCGATCAGGACGGTGGCGGAGAGACCGTGGTGATTGCCCAGCGAGGTGACGGGAATTTTCTCGTCGTGAAAAGTGCGCCAACACAAGTCGCCGATGCGTCGGGCCGCCTGCAGGTAGCGCGGCTCGCCGAGGGACCTCGCGGCCTCGATCAGCCCAAGAATCAAATAGCTGTGCACCCAAATGTCCCACGTGCGTTGGGCGGGCGCTCCATCCCAAGTGAGAGGCGCCGGACCCTGGCGGCACATGAACCGGCGGTTGGCCGCGTAGGTGCCCAAGTAGCCATCGGCGTCCTGCCGCTGCACGAGAAAATCCGCCACGCGGCGCACGCTCGCGGCGAGAGGAGAGTCGGGTTCGTGCGCTGCGGCGCGCGCTGCGGCGATCAGCCATTTGCCCGCGTGCTCCCCATACCAATCGCCCTCCTGGTTGCCGCACACGTGCTCGGCGCGAAAGAGCGCGATGGCGGGGCTGGCCTCGTTCTCGATGAAAGTCGCGAGATGGTTTTTTCGACTCAGCTGGAGCGCGGCGCCGAGAATCCCGTCGAGAGTAACGCGAGCGGAGGTCGAGGCGGAGGGCCGATCCGGGGGATTCACTGGGCTCATGACAAAAAAGTTGACACCGGGCGTAAAACAAAAATGGTCGGGCACGCAAACGTTTGCCTTGCGCGCTACGTTCGCTGAGTCACCCCCATCCGCAAGCTCAATCATGCCCCAGCTCGCTCCGGCTTCTCGGTTCGCTCGCGTTGCGCCTGTCCATGGCCGGAGTCCGTCCACGCCCTGATTTTCTTCCCTCTCCATTCGGAGAATGAAATTTTCATCCAAAGAGCAAACGTTTGCCTAACCCCAACCCCATGAACCCAAATCAGACCAACAAAAAGACTCGCGCGGCGGCTGCCTGGTCGCTGCTTCTCGTGCTCGGCGGGTTGCCCGCATTCGCGCAGCAGGTTTCTCCGCCGCCGAAGGAGGGCACCGAACCGGAAAAGAAGGAAGAGGTGGTGAACCTCGGGACGTTCACGGTTACGACCGGCTATCGCTCGCCCAAGGCGCTCGACCAGATTCCGGGCGCGATCAAATTGATTTCTTCGGACGAGGTTTCGAACACCCAGTTGCTGACCGAAGATGCCACGGCGGTGTTGGCCCGCACGATTCCGGGTTACACTCCGGGAACGCAGCAGATGCAGAACACCGGTGAGACGCTGCGCGGTCGCGTCGCGCTTCGCCTGTTCGACGGCATTTCCCAGACGACGCCCCTGCGCGAGGGCGGCCGCAACGCGACGTTCACCGACATGGGTGTCGTTGACCGCATCGAGGTGATCAACGGCCCTTCGGCCACGGAAGGCATCGGCGCGGTGGGCGGCATCATCAACTACATCTCCAAGAGCCCGACCAAGGAGGGCAGTGAAGCGACCCTGCGGAGCAAGTTCTACGGCCAGGGCTACGACGACAGCTACGGCTGGAGCGTGGGCCTCAACTACATGAACAAGCGCGGTCCGAGCGACATCTTCGTGGGCGTCGAAACCGGCGAGCGCGGCATGGGCTTCGATGCCAACGGCCGCCGCCTCGGCATGGGCGCGAGCGGTTCGCTCAATGACACGCGCTCGAACAACGTCTTTCTCAAGGCGGGGCGCAGCTTCGGCGAAAACAACGCCCAGCGAGTCACTCTCACGGTCAGCCGCTTCCACATCGAGGGCCAGGGCCACTACGTGCCGCTGCTGGGCGATCGCGCGCGGGGCATCACGGACTCGTCCATTCGCGGCGTGCCGCCGGGCGCGCGCGCCTCGTTCAATGATTTCGATCAATATGCGCTGGCCTACAAGAACGACGCGTTGTTCGGCGGCTCGCTCAACGTCCAAGCCTACAAGGCCAGCCAGGCCATGCGGTTCGTGCCGGAGGTGGTCTCGGCCGACAAGGCCGATCCCGTCCTGGCGCCCCTGGGCGTCGGCATCGATCAATCGGAAATCAACTCCCAGAAGAAGGGCATGCGCAGCTCCTGGTCCGGCCGCGATCTCTTTGGCATCACCGGCTTGGAGCTGACTCCGGGTTTCGACTTCCTCGATGAGGTCGCCCAGCAGCGCCTGGCGCTCACGGGACGCACCTGGGTTCCGCCGATGAACTACATCAGCAAGGCTCCGTTCGCCCAAGCCTCCTACACGCAAGGCCCGATCACGGTCAGCGCCGGCGTGCGCCACGAAGGCGGCGAGTTGAAGGTCGACGACTACACCACGGTCTTTTTCGCCAACAACACTCCCGTCAAAGGCGGCACGCTGAAATACAGCGAGACGCTCCCGAACGTCGGCCTGATTGCCCGCCTGCCGCAGAACTGGTCGATCTTCGGTTCCTATAGCAAGGGCTTCACGCTCCCCAACGTCGGCATTCCGCTGCGCAACGTGAACACGCCGGGCCAATCCGTCGACGGCATCGTCGATCTGCAGGCCGTCGTCGCCGACAACAAGGAAGGCGGCATCAGCTGGCGCGGCAAAAACTTCAGCTTCAGCGGCTCCTACTACCGCTCCTACTCCGAACTGGGCGCCAGCCTCTCGGTCGACCCGGTCACGAAGGACTTCATCCTCCAGCGCCGTCCCGTGCTGTTGAAGGGCTACGAACTCACCGGCGAATACCGGCCGAACAAGCAGCTCAAGTTCACCGCGCTCTATTCGCACATCAAGGGCCTGACCCGCACCACCGAGACCGGCCCACTCACCCGCGTGCAAGGCATCTCCAACGTGAGCCCCGACAAGCTCAACTTGTCCACGACTTGGAAATTCCTGCCCAAGGCCAGCGCGACGCTCGACGTCGAGCACGTGTTCGCCCGCGACATCAACGTCGGCGCCGCCGGCGAAGAGCACACGACATCGCTCACGCTCGCGCATCTGACCGCCACCTACTCGACGCCGTGGGGCGACTTCTCGATCGGCATCGAGAACCTCATGAACAAATACTATATCCTGCCCTGGGCCCAGATCGACCAGTTCCAGAATTACTTCGCGGGCCGCGGCCGGGTCATCTCGCTCTCGCACACGATCAAATTCTGAGTTTGCCGCCGCCGACGGCGTTCAGCACCAACCCACATGCGTTTCCTGCCGGGCCGGCTTCTCGGACTCCTGCTTCTGTTTCCGGGAAGCCTGGCGATTGCGGAGAACCTGATCTCCGTCCGCACGGAAACGCTGGCCGCGCCCGACGGCGCGGGCGGACAAGGTGCGCTGATCGCGGCGGAGGCGCCGACGCTCGTCCGTGACGCGCAAGCGTGGCGGCTCGAAGGCAGTCCCGCGCACTGGACGAAAATTCCGACGCCGGCTCCCGGCGTCATCGGCGCCATCGCGCGCGGCGCGGATTCGTTCCTGATTTTGGGGGATCGGAGGCAGCCCGGGGGCGTTGAAGTCCGCACGTGGCTCAACTCCTCGGCGCTGCCTCCGTTGCCCGAGTGCTTGACGCGCGTCGTCGGCGCCCTCGCCGGAGAAACCCTGCACATCGCCGGCGCGAATACCGCGGGCGAGAACCGGTTATTCCTCGTCACTCTCGACGTGCCGAACGCCTCGTGGCAACGCGCGGCGCCGTGGCCGGTCTTCGGTGAACCGTGCGGCGCCACCGCGCAGGATGGCGCGCTGTTCCTCGCCGTGCGCGAGACGGCGGCGGATTCGCTCTGGCGCT
This portion of the Opitutia bacterium genome encodes:
- a CDS encoding glycoside hydrolase family 127 protein, producing the protein MSPVNPPDRPSASTSARVTLDGILGAALQLSRKNHLATFIENEASPAIALFRAEHVCGNQEGDWYGEHAGKWLIAAARAAAHEPDSPLAASVRRVADFLVQRQDADGYLGTYAANRRFMCRQGPAPLTWDGAPAQRTWDIWVHSYLILGLIEAARSLGEPRYLQAARRIGDLCWRTFHDEKIPVTSLGNHHGLSATVLIDPAMELYLATQEPRYLALARLILAEIEATPALNLIEQIMAGTDAANLATGKAYQLCWNLVGLAKLSRATNDERLSRAVRAAWQNIRDHHLTLGGGPWGGVAHRSREVFNPRPVFSPQGFVETCSTLAWIQLNRELLLQTGEAAFAEEIEKSAYNDLLGAQAPKGDNWCYYSFPNGRRVFTTYWRCCKSSGPMALEELPLAAYSVSGDGSIAVNLYGASAATLPHPTAGSVQVRQETQYPFTCSVRLHVSPERPAKFALRLRTPSWAENFRAAAGGTMHQAEPHAANYLVLDRDWAPGDVVTIEMEMRPHLHRRTNLNIQESRAPDGSPVAQEVLHFDYAAITRGPLVYASALIDGFKTEETLRLPDPLRIETLPPPAGSSAPALRLALGYREPLTLQPYFEAGGRNDRTWRLTWFSLAPE
- a CDS encoding TonB-dependent receptor, translating into MNPNQTNKKTRAAAAWSLLLVLGGLPAFAQQVSPPPKEGTEPEKKEEVVNLGTFTVTTGYRSPKALDQIPGAIKLISSDEVSNTQLLTEDATAVLARTIPGYTPGTQQMQNTGETLRGRVALRLFDGISQTTPLREGGRNATFTDMGVVDRIEVINGPSATEGIGAVGGIINYISKSPTKEGSEATLRSKFYGQGYDDSYGWSVGLNYMNKRGPSDIFVGVETGERGMGFDANGRRLGMGASGSLNDTRSNNVFLKAGRSFGENNAQRVTLTVSRFHIEGQGHYVPLLGDRARGITDSSIRGVPPGARASFNDFDQYALAYKNDALFGGSLNVQAYKASQAMRFVPEVVSADKADPVLAPLGVGIDQSEINSQKKGMRSSWSGRDLFGITGLELTPGFDFLDEVAQQRLALTGRTWVPPMNYISKAPFAQASYTQGPITVSAGVRHEGGELKVDDYTTVFFANNTPVKGGTLKYSETLPNVGLIARLPQNWSIFGSYSKGFTLPNVGIPLRNVNTPGQSVDGIVDLQAVVADNKEGGISWRGKNFSFSGSYYRSYSELGASLSVDPVTKDFILQRRPVLLKGYELTGEYRPNKQLKFTALYSHIKGLTRTTETGPLTRVQGISNVSPDKLNLSTTWKFLPKASATLDVEHVFARDINVGAAGEEHTTSLTLAHLTATYSTPWGDFSIGIENLMNKYYILPWAQIDQFQNYFAGRGRVISLSHTIKF